A portion of the Halorientalis sp. IM1011 genome contains these proteins:
- a CDS encoding sugar phosphate isomerase/epimerase, with translation MDLGVLTVPLGERPLEDTLDYLADLGVDAVELGCGGFPGSDHLDPDTLLEDPDERATLDTTLDDRDLSISALATHNNPLHPDDDRADRADRELRRAIRLADALDVAAVTCFSGLPGGSPEDVTPNWITAPWPPEHADALAYQWDRATEYWTDVAALAAEHGVDVAIEMHPNTLAHEPHALARLRDATNERVGANVDPSHLYWQGIDPVATIRWLGERDAIHHVHAKDTELYESRQRTRGVLDTTAYDRPAERSWLFRTVGYGHGEQHWKRIVTALRLVGYDGAVSIEHEDALTSPQEGLEKAVELLDRVLLESEPGEAFWA, from the coding sequence ATGGACCTCGGTGTCCTGACCGTCCCCCTCGGGGAGCGCCCCCTGGAGGACACACTCGATTACCTCGCCGACCTGGGCGTCGACGCCGTGGAACTGGGCTGTGGCGGCTTCCCCGGGAGTGACCACCTCGACCCCGACACGTTGCTGGAAGACCCGGACGAACGAGCGACCCTCGACACGACTCTCGACGACCGGGACCTGTCGATCAGCGCGCTCGCGACGCACAACAACCCGCTCCACCCCGACGACGACCGTGCCGACCGGGCCGACCGCGAACTCCGCCGGGCGATCCGCCTCGCCGACGCACTCGACGTGGCCGCCGTCACCTGCTTTTCCGGACTCCCCGGTGGCAGCCCCGAGGACGTGACGCCGAACTGGATCACGGCCCCCTGGCCGCCCGAACACGCCGACGCCCTCGCGTACCAGTGGGACCGCGCCACCGAGTACTGGACCGACGTGGCCGCCCTCGCGGCCGAACACGGCGTCGACGTAGCCATCGAGATGCACCCGAATACACTCGCCCACGAACCCCACGCCCTCGCTCGCCTCCGCGACGCGACCAACGAACGGGTCGGTGCGAACGTCGACCCCTCGCACCTCTACTGGCAGGGGATCGATCCGGTCGCGACGATCCGCTGGCTCGGCGAGCGCGACGCGATCCACCACGTCCACGCCAAAGACACGGAACTGTACGAGTCCCGGCAGCGAACCCGCGGGGTCCTCGACACGACGGCCTACGACCGGCCCGCCGAGCGGTCGTGGCTGTTCCGAACGGTGGGGTACGGCCACGGCGAGCAACACTGGAAACGCATCGTCACCGCCCTGCGTCTGGTGGGCTACGACGGCGCGGTGAGCATCGAACACGAGGACGCCCTGACGAGCCCGCAGGAAGGCCTCGAGAAGGCCGTCGAGCTACTGGACCGGGTCCTGCTGGAATCCGAACCCGGGGAGGCGTTCTGGGCGTGA
- a CDS encoding Gfo/Idh/MocA family protein codes for MVLQIGVIGVGGLGYLQAKTYAELGSVDIVAAADVTADARDLFEREFHAPAYETYRALLHEHGAELDAVTIVTPHTLHYEQTMACLESGLHVLVEKPMVTDVGHAKGLVEAAADRNLVLQVGYQRRFHDGFREIDRVLRSGRIGRLRAVDCFVSQNWIDNHRGTWRVDPQLSGGGQLYDTGSHVLDALVWLSHAQPTAVTAQIQYAMPDIDVDSVLTVRLERDAEPILASVAIVGDGVDATPREGYRFWGTDGTISYMDDELEIDEQNGAAYRTEMAIDADFDTLNRRKLRNFVDAIEGTAELAVPGTVGLTITALTEAAYEADATDSTVSVQSVVENATVQQ; via the coding sequence ATGGTCCTGCAGATCGGCGTCATCGGTGTCGGCGGACTCGGCTACCTCCAGGCCAAGACGTACGCTGAACTCGGGAGCGTCGATATCGTCGCGGCCGCGGACGTCACTGCGGACGCTCGCGACCTCTTCGAGCGAGAGTTCCACGCACCGGCCTACGAGACGTACCGCGCACTCCTGCACGAACACGGTGCCGAACTCGACGCCGTCACCATCGTCACACCCCACACCCTCCACTACGAACAGACCATGGCCTGTCTGGAATCGGGCCTGCACGTCCTCGTCGAGAAACCGATGGTCACGGACGTGGGCCACGCCAAAGGGCTCGTCGAGGCGGCTGCCGATCGCAATCTCGTCCTGCAGGTCGGCTACCAGCGCCGGTTCCACGACGGGTTCAGGGAGATCGACCGGGTGCTCCGGAGCGGTCGCATCGGCCGCCTCCGCGCCGTGGACTGTTTCGTCAGTCAGAACTGGATCGACAACCACCGCGGCACCTGGCGGGTCGATCCCCAGCTGTCCGGCGGCGGCCAGCTCTACGACACCGGCTCACACGTCCTCGACGCTCTCGTCTGGCTCTCTCACGCCCAGCCGACGGCGGTGACTGCCCAGATCCAGTACGCCATGCCCGATATCGACGTCGACAGCGTGTTGACGGTCAGACTGGAGCGCGACGCCGAACCGATCCTGGCGAGCGTCGCCATCGTCGGTGACGGCGTCGACGCCACTCCCCGGGAGGGATACCGGTTCTGGGGAACCGACGGGACCATCTCCTACATGGACGACGAACTGGAGATCGACGAACAGAACGGCGCAGCCTACCGGACCGAGATGGCCATCGACGCCGACTTCGACACGCTCAACCGCCGGAAGCTCCGGAACTTCGTCGACGCAATCGAGGGGACGGCCGAGTTAGCCGTCCCCGGAACCGTCGGGCTCACCATCACCGCGCTCACCGAAGCGGCCTACGAGGCGGACGCGACGGACTCTACCGTGTCGGTCCAGTCGGTCGTCGAGAACGCCACCGTCCAGCAGTGA
- the otsB gene encoding trehalose-phosphatase produces the protein MTNDTNYQRRPNSQRRTRPPAHERGTRPAASHLGEIAARLERGSGLLVATDFDGTLAPIAKDPDHPQITTANAAALGGLAARTDAVVAIVSGRELDDLRSRTGITDAVYAGNHGLELVWGDTRELHPEVERHRPALDHAGTVLRQALGDVPGCQIEDKRLSLTVHYRRVPAALQSVVTDRIDALSPELDDRLELVSGRKSVEIRPRIDWDKGQAVRWMQGRLPDGYRTVYLGDDTTDEDVFRVLTAGDVGVHVGSRDTAAEYRLTSQRDVAPFLGWLARRVVPGG, from the coding sequence GTGACTAACGATACCAATTACCAGCGCCGGCCGAATTCACAGCGTCGAACACGGCCGCCAGCACACGAGCGCGGAACGAGACCGGCTGCTTCCCATCTCGGCGAGATCGCGGCGCGACTGGAACGCGGATCGGGACTGCTGGTCGCCACCGACTTCGACGGCACGCTCGCACCCATCGCGAAGGATCCCGATCACCCGCAGATCACCACCGCGAACGCGGCCGCCCTCGGCGGTCTCGCCGCGCGGACCGACGCCGTCGTCGCCATCGTGAGCGGCCGCGAACTGGACGATCTCCGCTCGCGCACCGGAATCACGGATGCAGTCTACGCAGGCAATCACGGGCTCGAACTGGTATGGGGTGACACGAGAGAGCTCCATCCCGAGGTGGAACGTCACAGGCCCGCCCTCGACCACGCTGGGACCGTTCTCCGGCAGGCGCTCGGTGACGTGCCCGGCTGCCAGATCGAGGACAAGCGGCTCTCGCTGACGGTCCACTATCGACGGGTCCCGGCGGCGCTGCAATCCGTCGTGACCGACCGCATCGATGCGCTCTCTCCGGAACTGGACGATCGGCTCGAACTCGTCTCCGGGCGCAAATCGGTCGAGATACGGCCGCGCATCGACTGGGACAAAGGGCAGGCGGTGCGCTGGATGCAGGGGCGGCTTCCCGACGGGTATCGGACCGTCTATCTCGGCGACGATACCACGGACGAGGACGTCTTCCGGGTCCTCACAGCCGGTGACGTCGGGGTCCACGTCGGCTCGCGTGACACCGCCGCCGAGTACCGCCTCACGTCCCAGCGCGACGTGGCACCCTTCCTCGGCTGGCTCGCGCGCCGGGTCGTGCCGGGTGGCTGA
- a CDS encoding trehalose-6-phosphate synthase, whose amino-acid sequence MSNRQPYSHEFDEGAITVDRPTGGVTAGLDPVMRKLGGTWIAWGDGDADEEVVDDDGCVAVPPAEDLSENTDSSGAPPRNSSGAPPRTDSGPTDERYTLRRVWLSDAEVENYYYGFSNQVLWPLCHSFLGHVNCEGAFWDTYRTVNERFAANAIASAPGDRLDETTIWFHDYHFALAPRIVRRQLGPAVDVAQFWHIPWPAWDTFRACPRRQDLLRGLLGCDRIGFHTERYVQNFLECVATAVDDAVVDWSDRRIAYRGREIAIQSNPMGVPVEDVRDTVGTAAATAFPARLRKQHGIADDVTLGVGVDRLDYTKGIPERLRALERLLTDNPDLRGDLTYVQVGSVSREEIKAYREIRATVEDRVERLNDRFGTDDWQPVIYTTAHLSQAELFGLYREADLAIVSPLRDGMNLVAQEYVAAQGSDPGVLLLSRGTGAYDEFGDHALAIDPLDVPDFATTIEDALAMPDDERRQRMDGLRRAVTEQTLDSWVNQCLRPGERRSPVHRRPA is encoded by the coding sequence GTGTCGAACCGACAGCCGTACAGTCACGAGTTCGACGAGGGGGCGATCACTGTGGACCGACCGACGGGAGGTGTCACTGCGGGTCTCGATCCGGTGATGCGAAAACTCGGCGGCACGTGGATCGCTTGGGGGGACGGTGACGCCGACGAGGAAGTCGTCGACGACGACGGCTGTGTCGCGGTCCCGCCAGCCGAGGATCTATCGGAAAACACCGATTCGTCCGGGGCGCCCCCTCGAAATTCGTCCGGGGCACCCCCTCGAACCGACTCGGGGCCGACGGACGAACGATACACGTTGCGACGCGTCTGGCTCTCCGACGCCGAGGTGGAGAACTATTACTACGGGTTCAGCAACCAGGTGCTGTGGCCGCTCTGTCACTCGTTTCTCGGTCACGTGAACTGCGAGGGGGCGTTCTGGGACACCTATCGGACGGTGAACGAGCGATTCGCCGCGAATGCAATCGCGAGCGCGCCCGGGGACCGACTCGACGAGACGACGATCTGGTTTCACGATTATCACTTCGCGCTCGCGCCGCGTATCGTCCGACGGCAACTCGGCCCGGCGGTCGACGTGGCGCAGTTCTGGCACATCCCCTGGCCGGCGTGGGACACGTTCCGCGCCTGCCCGCGACGACAGGATCTTCTCCGGGGGCTACTCGGCTGTGACCGGATCGGGTTCCACACCGAACGCTACGTCCAGAACTTCCTCGAGTGCGTCGCGACCGCCGTCGACGATGCCGTCGTCGACTGGTCCGACCGACGGATCGCGTATCGCGGTCGTGAGATCGCCATCCAGTCTAATCCGATGGGCGTTCCCGTCGAGGACGTTCGCGACACCGTAGGGACTGCGGCCGCGACCGCGTTCCCGGCCCGTCTCAGGAAACAGCACGGAATCGCCGACGACGTGACGCTAGGTGTCGGCGTCGACCGACTGGACTACACCAAGGGAATCCCCGAACGCCTCCGCGCGCTCGAACGGCTCCTGACCGACAATCCCGACCTCCGCGGTGACCTCACCTACGTGCAGGTCGGGAGCGTCAGCCGGGAGGAGATCAAGGCGTACAGGGAGATTCGGGCGACCGTCGAGGATCGGGTCGAGCGGCTCAACGATCGGTTCGGCACCGACGACTGGCAACCGGTCATCTACACGACGGCGCACCTCTCACAGGCCGAACTGTTCGGGCTCTACCGCGAGGCGGACCTCGCCATCGTCAGCCCGCTCAGGGACGGGATGAACCTCGTCGCCCAGGAGTACGTCGCCGCGCAGGGCTCCGACCCGGGCGTCCTCCTGTTGAGTCGAGGGACCGGTGCGTACGACGAGTTCGGCGACCACGCACTCGCGATCGACCCCCTGGACGTGCCCGACTTCGCCACGACCATCGAGGACGCCCTCGCCATGCCGGACGACGAGCGACGACAGCGGATGGACGGCCTCCGTCGGGCGGTTACCGAACAGACCCTCGATTCGTGGGTCAACCAGTGCCTCCGACCGGGCGAACGGCGGTCTCCGGTACATCGTCGTCCCGCGTGA
- a CDS encoding PadR family transcriptional regulator yields the protein MFDLTGFQRDIMYLVAGLDDPHGLAVKDELEKYYESEIHHGRLYPNLDELVKKGLIKKGKKDRRTNVYKLTDRGVRELQDRRDWEDQYLQDKQAIPT from the coding sequence ATGTTCGACCTGACTGGTTTCCAACGAGACATCATGTACCTGGTTGCGGGGTTAGACGACCCACACGGCCTCGCGGTCAAGGACGAACTCGAGAAGTACTACGAATCGGAGATACACCACGGCCGCCTGTATCCGAACCTGGACGAACTGGTGAAGAAAGGCCTCATCAAGAAAGGCAAGAAGGATCGACGTACCAACGTCTACAAACTCACCGACCGCGGCGTTCGCGAGCTTCAGGACCGTCGGGACTGGGAAGACCAGTACCTGCAGGACAAACAGGCCATCCCGACGTAA
- a CDS encoding nucleotide sugar dehydrogenase, which translates to MHRESESAVSLYGGSSPANGQGTAIRAGRVPVAVYGLGKMGLPLATVFAEVTGNTTGVDVDASVVESINDGDCPVSGEPGLPEAMREVVADGSFVATTEGDAAAARASVHVVIVPTLVEDGSPDLTTLRAAISAVASGLEPGDLVCVESTVPPGTCDEVVAPILAEESDCDPGEFGVAFCPERTASGRALRDVRGAYPKVVGGVDPESTRAAAALYDVLTDNEVHAVSDATTAECVKVFEGVYRDVNIALANELATLTEEMGVDVFEAIETANAQPYCDLHRPGAGVGGHCIPYYPYFLIDTTETGTPLLRRARRINDAMPGYTVGKLCEALRETGVAPSDATVAVLGLAYRPGVDETRESPGVAIASLLRDAGADVIGVDPVVDLDAFDVRSAEVGDLPETELDGVVVATAHDEFDSLDWSELDGAVVVDGRNVVDGTEFETPVTTVGVGDSGRE; encoded by the coding sequence ATGCACCGCGAGTCCGAATCGGCCGTCTCGCTGTACGGTGGTTCGAGTCCGGCGAACGGACAGGGCACCGCGATCCGCGCCGGCCGGGTGCCAGTGGCAGTCTACGGTCTCGGCAAGATGGGGCTCCCCCTCGCGACGGTGTTCGCCGAGGTCACGGGGAACACGACCGGCGTCGACGTCGACGCATCCGTCGTCGAATCGATCAACGACGGGGACTGCCCCGTCAGCGGAGAACCGGGGCTCCCCGAGGCGATGCGGGAGGTCGTCGCCGACGGGTCCTTCGTCGCGACGACCGAGGGGGACGCGGCCGCCGCCCGTGCGAGCGTCCACGTCGTCATCGTCCCGACCCTCGTCGAGGACGGGAGTCCCGACCTCACGACGCTCCGGGCGGCGATCTCGGCCGTCGCGAGCGGCCTCGAACCCGGCGATCTGGTGTGTGTCGAGTCGACCGTCCCGCCAGGAACCTGCGATGAGGTTGTCGCCCCGATACTGGCCGAGGAGAGCGACTGCGACCCCGGCGAGTTCGGCGTGGCGTTCTGTCCCGAGCGGACCGCGAGCGGGCGGGCACTCCGTGACGTTCGCGGGGCGTATCCGAAAGTCGTCGGGGGCGTCGACCCCGAGAGTACACGGGCCGCCGCGGCCCTGTACGACGTGCTAACGGACAACGAGGTCCACGCGGTCTCCGACGCCACGACCGCCGAGTGCGTCAAAGTGTTCGAGGGGGTCTATCGGGACGTGAACATCGCGCTGGCCAACGAACTCGCGACGCTGACCGAGGAGATGGGGGTCGACGTGTTCGAGGCCATCGAGACGGCCAACGCACAACCGTACTGCGACCTGCATCGTCCCGGTGCCGGCGTCGGCGGCCACTGTATCCCCTACTATCCGTACTTCCTCATCGACACTACCGAGACCGGGACGCCCCTGTTGCGACGGGCGAGACGCATCAACGACGCGATGCCGGGATACACCGTCGGGAAACTGTGCGAGGCACTGCGCGAGACGGGCGTGGCACCCTCGGACGCGACGGTCGCCGTCCTCGGTCTCGCGTACCGGCCCGGCGTCGACGAGACCCGTGAATCCCCCGGCGTCGCCATCGCGTCCCTGCTGCGAGACGCCGGCGCCGACGTAATCGGGGTCGATCCCGTCGTCGACCTGGACGCGTTCGACGTCCGATCGGCCGAGGTCGGTGACCTCCCCGAGACGGAATTAGATGGGGTGGTCGTCGCGACTGCTCACGACGAGTTCGACAGCCTCGACTGGAGCGAACTCGACGGTGCGGTCGTCGTCGACGGCCGAAACGTCGTCGACGGTACCGAATTCGAAACCCCGGTGACGACCGTCGGTGTCGGTGATTCCGGTAGAGAGTGA
- a CDS encoding Gfo/Idh/MocA family protein, translating to MSEERPTAGVVGVGSMGQHHARVYNELPGVDFGGVADADADRAADVATKYGTDAMDQTDLLERCDAVSIAVPTRYHYGVATEAIDRGVNVLVEKPFVSDLARGRELVEMARERDVALQVGHVERFNPAVRALSEIVADLDVIAVDVQRLGPPVDRDSKDGVVLDLMIHDIDVVLSTIGSTVERVSAMGTRDRNHVTAQLELADGVVADLTASRVTQEKVRRLAITAEECRVNVDYEAQSVQIHRHSVPEYYESDGDLRYRHESIIERPTIENGEPLRAELEAFVEAATTGSRPPVTGEDALAALDVARRIDDHATGEPPAIEN from the coding sequence ATGAGTGAGGAGCGACCGACGGCCGGCGTCGTCGGCGTCGGATCGATGGGCCAGCATCACGCGCGCGTGTACAACGAGCTCCCCGGGGTCGACTTCGGGGGTGTCGCCGACGCCGACGCGGACCGCGCCGCCGACGTGGCGACGAAGTACGGGACCGACGCGATGGACCAGACCGACCTGCTGGAGCGCTGTGACGCGGTCTCGATCGCCGTCCCGACGCGCTACCACTACGGCGTGGCCACCGAGGCCATCGATCGGGGCGTGAACGTCCTCGTCGAGAAGCCGTTCGTCTCGGACCTCGCGCGCGGGCGAGAACTAGTCGAGATGGCGCGGGAGCGGGACGTGGCGTTACAGGTCGGGCACGTCGAGCGGTTCAACCCCGCCGTCAGGGCGCTGTCCGAGATCGTCGCCGACCTGGACGTGATCGCCGTCGACGTCCAGCGGCTCGGCCCGCCGGTGGACCGCGACAGCAAGGACGGCGTCGTCCTCGATCTGATGATCCACGACATCGACGTGGTGCTCTCGACCATCGGCTCGACCGTCGAGCGCGTCTCGGCGATGGGCACCCGGGACCGGAATCACGTCACCGCCCAGCTCGAGCTGGCCGACGGCGTGGTCGCCGACCTGACCGCCAGCCGTGTGACCCAGGAGAAGGTCAGACGACTCGCCATCACGGCCGAGGAGTGTCGCGTCAACGTCGATTACGAGGCCCAGAGCGTCCAGATTCACCGCCACTCCGTCCCGGAGTACTACGAGTCCGACGGCGACCTTCGGTACCGCCACGAGAGCATCATCGAGCGACCGACCATCGAGAACGGGGAGCCGCTCAGGGCCGAACTCGAAGCCTTCGTCGAGGCTGCGACCACCGGATCGCGCCCGCCGGTGACCGGCGAGGACGCGCTGGCCGCACTCGACGTGGCCCGTCGGATCGACGACCACGCGACCGGCGAGCCCCCGGCGATAGAGAACTAA
- a CDS encoding DegT/DnrJ/EryC1/StrS aminotransferase family protein: MVTGEERVRSVDIAAPQLDERESARVSEVVESGRLAAGETVTEFETAFADFCETDHAVATSNGTTALHTALHALGIGEGDRVVTTPFSFVASANAVRFCGAEPVFADIDPETYNLDPHAVESVVREHDVDAILAVHLYGLPADMDHLADIAETHDLALIEDAAQAHGARHDGRPVGAIGDAGTFSFYPTKNMTTGEGGAVVTDRDDVAERAERFVNHGRDGSYRHVDLGHNFRMTNLAAAIGLVQLEKLPQFNRARRANAAELTDMLEDTSVIPPVEPVERRHVYHQYTIRTQRRERLQDALSAAGVDTGVYYPTPIHEQPAYEGVDASAPVASRAAEEVLSLPIHPETTEADRRTIARTIREVSHE, encoded by the coding sequence ATGGTAACCGGCGAGGAACGCGTCCGGTCGGTCGACATCGCCGCCCCACAACTCGACGAGCGCGAATCGGCTCGCGTGTCCGAGGTCGTCGAATCCGGTCGCCTGGCGGCCGGCGAGACCGTCACGGAGTTCGAGACCGCCTTCGCGGACTTCTGTGAGACCGACCACGCGGTCGCCACCAGCAACGGGACGACCGCGCTCCACACCGCGCTCCACGCGCTTGGCATCGGCGAGGGCGACCGCGTCGTGACGACGCCGTTTTCCTTCGTCGCCTCGGCCAACGCCGTCCGGTTTTGCGGTGCCGAACCGGTGTTCGCCGACATCGACCCCGAGACGTACAACCTCGATCCCCACGCGGTCGAGTCCGTCGTCAGGGAACACGACGTCGACGCGATCCTCGCGGTCCACCTCTACGGACTGCCGGCGGACATGGACCACCTCGCCGACATCGCCGAGACACACGACCTCGCGCTGATCGAGGACGCCGCACAGGCCCACGGCGCGCGCCACGACGGCCGCCCCGTCGGCGCCATCGGCGATGCGGGGACGTTCAGCTTCTACCCGACGAAGAACATGACGACCGGGGAGGGGGGCGCGGTCGTGACCGACCGCGACGACGTGGCCGAGCGGGCCGAGCGGTTCGTCAACCACGGGCGCGACGGCAGCTACCGGCACGTGGATCTGGGACACAACTTCCGGATGACCAACCTCGCGGCCGCCATCGGACTGGTCCAGCTGGAGAAGCTCCCCCAGTTCAACCGGGCGCGCCGCGCCAACGCCGCCGAGTTGACCGACATGCTCGAAGACACGTCGGTCATCCCGCCGGTCGAGCCGGTCGAGCGGCGACACGTCTACCACCAGTACACGATCCGGACCCAGCGGCGGGAGCGGTTGCAGGACGCGCTGTCGGCGGCCGGCGTCGACACCGGCGTCTACTACCCGACGCCGATCCACGAACAGCCGGCCTACGAGGGGGTCGACGCGTCGGCCCCCGTCGCTAGCCGGGCGGCCGAGGAAGTGCTGTCCCTGCCGATCCATCCCGAGACGACCGAGGCCGACCGGCGCACGATCGCGCGGACGATCCGCGAGGTGAGCCACGAGTGA